The following DNA comes from Centropristis striata isolate RG_2023a ecotype Rhode Island chromosome 3, C.striata_1.0, whole genome shotgun sequence.
TTTCTATAATGTCGAGTTCAAAAAAATCTTTCTCCTGCAGGATTCCACTGTGGGCAGGAGTCCTCATCACCATCACGGACACATTTGTGTTCCTCTTTTTAGACAAATATGGTACAGATACACCGTCACTTACTCATCAGtcaatgtctaaaaaaaaaatcttcccgCAGTGTTGACTCACTTTGTATCTCCTTGTAGGCCTGAGGAAACTTGAAGCCTTCTTTGGCTTTCTCATCACCATAATGGCTTTAAGCTTTGGCTACGAGGTAAAAGTCATTTACAATCCCTAATATAATTCAAAAGTTTGTTGACAGCTGACCGATAAAACTGTTGGCTTTATGTCTGACCCTTGTTATGCTTGTCTGTAGTATGTGCTGGTAAAGCCAGACCAAGGGGAGCTACTGAAGGGCATGTTCGTTCCTTACTGTGCCGGCTGTGGACCTGTGCAGCTGGAGCAGGCGGTGGGAATTGTCGGCGCTGTCATCATGCCCCACAACATCTACCTGCACTCAGCGTTAGTCAAGGTTAGAAGCTAAGCGGTTTAATTTAGAGTGAATCTGTCTTGTTATTCAGTCACTTGACTGAATAATACAGCCTGCAGAAGAGTTTTTATTAACAATTTGGAACTTTATTGTTAAGACTTAGTTGGAACTCGAagaatttgtcattttttagttcAATTACATGccgataaataaaaaaaaaaaacaaccttaattaattatttttaataaactgACAAGCTGTCTCATCCATTTTTCTTATGCAGTTTAGAAACGTTCCAGCATAATTGTCAGTGTTTGACTGTTTGATACTGTATGAATTAAACcataagcattttaaaatattattaaagcagattttggttatttggtaAAAGTTGAATACTATTCTGTTTATTTCCTCATCTATCAGTCTCGAGAAATCGATCGCAAAAATAAGAAGGAAGTAAAGGAGGCTAACAAGTACTTCTTCATCGAGTCAACTATTGCTCTCTTCATCTCCTTCCTCATCAACGTCTTCGTCGTAGCGGTCTTTGCTCAGGCCTTCTACGGTGTAACCAATATAAAAATGGTGGGTATACAGTATGAGTTATCTGTTCCTCTTTGCTGGTGAAGCTTGTGCCGTTTATACTGAAACACAGTAGATTGTTTTCTGATTAGTGCTGTTGACACAAAGTCTCCTGAGCTTTCAGCAGTGGCTCATCATGTGTTTATATTTCTGGTTGCAGCATGAAGAGTGCAATGCAACCGGCAGCCCAAACGCACATCTCTTCCCCCTCAACAACGAAACACTGGAGGTGGACATCTACAAAGGGGTACGTTTGGTCatcaccacaacaacaaaaacaataaatcacagTTTTGTTCCAAACCCTTAAGTGTATAAAACCATCATTTACAGCATGTGACAATGAAGACTAAATCAGAAAACTTTtaagaataacaataaaataaaaataacaaaaacagggTAAATGtatgagtaaaaaaatattgtaaatataaaataaaatataataaattaacagaaaaggtaggcaataaaatctaattttcttAACTACATGAGCACATTTTAACTGTGCGTCTTTTGTAATGtcctgaatttttttaaattaggcaGATAAATTGAAATGATCTGCGTGAATTATGGTCAATAAGACTTCAAAGACCAaacctaaaatgtaatttctgtCTCTTGTAAGGGACGGATAGATGTACTGTATGACGGATAatttatatctgtgtgtgtgtatgtgtgtctgtgtgtgttcaggggGTAGTCCTGGGCTGCGTCTTCGGCCCTGCAGCCCTCTACATCTGGGCGATCGGGATCCTGGCAGCTGGACAGAGTTCCACCATGACAGGCACTTATTCTGGGCAGTTTGTTATGGAGGTAAACATGCCTGTTGGTTatatatacgtgtatatatatgtatacatgtgtggTAACGGGTTAAAAAAGAGAAGTGTATATGCTTATGTTTTTACTTTCATGTTTGAAAAAGGGTTTCCTGAACCTGCGGTGGTCCCGGTTTGCGCGGGTGCTGCTGACCCGCTCCATCGCCATCACGCCGACCCTGCTGGTGGCCATTTTTCAGGATGTTCAGCATCTGACGGGGATGAATGACTTCCTCAACGTGCTTCAAAGCATGCAGGTCAGGACGATAAGAGAGCACTCACAGTTCATTCagtcaataaaaaaatcttactcCTACACAATCAGCAGTCCAGTTTTATACAGATCCTATTCCTATTGTGTAGTATataatattgcaaaaatattcaCAACAGCTTCTCTTTCCTTTTAACAGCTTCCATTTGCTTTGATCCCAATTCTGACCTTCACCAGTCTGACATCTGTAATGAACGACTTTGCAAATGGACTGTAAGTGAAATGTATACTTGTTTTATCATTGATTCCTGACTCTGTATTTTCTTGTCTTTAAGCAtctgtttttcactttgaaaaaGTAGCTCTGATGCTCTTAGAGgacaaaaaatgtgttacagAACCAAAAATATCTTTAGTGATGCACAAAGTGATGAAAGAAAGTCGGTCCAACTTGAAACTAAGGAAgtgaaattagtttttttctttctgtttgacATACATTTGGTGAACTTGTCATTCATTGACAAATCAAATGCAACTTTTGTGCTCAAGGTCATGTGGGTGCCTCTGTTCAAGACAAGTTTATATTTAACTGTAATGTTTACCAAATGTTCTTCCTTTTCCCAAAATGTAAGATAATATagtttaacaaaaacaaatccatTGTTGTTTTTAGAGAGGTCACGACTGAGTTACGCAAACTAGGAATTTACTCTGTAATGTTTCTGTGAGAAGAGGAGACTCTTAATTGGAGAAAAGCCATTATTTCTCAATGGTCTAAATAAACTGCATCCTTTTTTCAGGGTGTGGAAGATTTCCGGAGGCATCGTCATCCTGGTGGTTTGTGCAATCAACATGTACTTCGTGGTGGTTTACGTGACAGCGCTGAACAGCGTGGTGTTCTACGTTTTTGCTGCTCTGTTCTCCGTAGCCTACCTGTGCTTTGTAGGCTACCTGGTGAGTCACAGAACTGCCACATCAGTCATCTCTCACTTTCTGACTTTAGtgttttgatttctttttatgCCCTGTGATAAAATAAGGTAGTAAAAACTTACTAAGTTGCTGTCTACCTAGTTTACTTAATTCACCAAAAACCACAATTCaccaaaatgaattaaaagttaaatttttAACTTATTCTCTTTAAATATCATCCTTTTTAAACTTGTAAGAGTTTTGTACCAAGTTTCTTTttgtgagaacacacacacagtaaagtgcAGACAAGTGTGAGCACAAACAAAAGCAATTCaagtaaatgaaaataaaagttatgaACCAAATTTAACACTTCACAAAGATTCAGTAATTAAACGTTAAACGTGCTGTTTATCTGACTTTTAAGCCCGTAACATAACCAGTATAGTGACCAGTAAACCagtaaaaagaaactgtaattCTGATTTAATGTTGGAGTAAACTTTTATAaagttttaaagttttcttttgaaaaggttacatttgaaaatggaagtgtattttaagcattttgtaaaaaaaaacatttcatgcaTTGGTTTGTGTCATGACTTctgtctcctgtgtgtcctcCTCTGCAGGTATGGCACTGTTTGGTTGCCTTGGGGGTTTCCTGCCTGGACTTTGGCAGCAGGGTAAGCAATCGACCGGCTGTGCTCATAGAGGAGCAGTCTGAGTACGACTCGTAGAGCCGAACAGGACAATAACCACCAGCATTCCTCTTTCCTCTCGGACACACTGAGCCCTGTACACAGCCAAGACTTTTTAAGTCATGTAGGATCCTGAAAGCACATTATCTGATAATGTCACGTGTTTATTTTGTGTAGGGCTGGGTATCAGAATTTGGTGCTATTTAGGTACCCAATGAACCAAACTGATAGTACACCAGCAAAGAAAATCCAAGGCCAGTGTTTGATGCTTGAGAAGACTCCTGAAATCAATAATTGTTGCAGTCCTTATAGGCAGCAGCTACTGTATATCAGGGTTTTTTCCCTGCCTAACTCAAATATCTTTGCAtcagtggctgctgctgctttggttAAAAAAACCCGTCCAAAATGCAAAGgctcttttttaaattgcaaattAGTGTGCCTTTTATCAACAGCTGCTTTGAAGCACTGACACCAAGTATGTGCACACAAATAATGCACTGTACTCAAGAGTTGGCAGCACAGTGATCCACTAGGTAGCTATAAGTTGTCATTATTCATGCAGTAAGGAGGGGTTGGGGGTAATAATGCATCCgatcatcataataatacattctgatacactttatttgtttatatctgAAGTAAACCCGgtgttatgttttatatatgtgtTTGCGGCAAGTTTCTCTAAAATATAAGTCACATTCACTAGCCCTGTttactgtagttactgcagcAACACAAAGCATATCAGCCAGTCACAAAAAACAAGTGACAGAATTGATCATAATCGTGATTGAACATTGCCGAAATGAGGAGCTTCACATTTTAATATGCCAATTAAGCCTGAGGGATTGTCACAGGACAAATGACTACAGAGCCTCCATTCACTGATGCCTAAAACaatctaattttaaaatgaattccCAAAATTAAATGAAGATAACGGCATTctttaattacacaaaatagaaaagaaagaggtGACAGATGATAAAGTTCACTAAAGTAATTCAGTATGGGGAAGTTTAATACACTAGTCAATGTGGAAACTTTTCTTAATAAACCAGCCAGATGAGACTCAAACCAGAGACAGGTGAGCGAATATACAAGTTGATGAAATattcattctgtttttgttcatttgttcttTCATTATCCATAAATGCTTATCCTTACCAAGGATGTGGGGGGCTGGAGACATTAGGCATTCTCTACAGTCTTTGTTTTCACATGCTTCAGTCATCATGAGGAAGGTTTTAGACCGAAGTTCTTACACTTCTTGACTGTTTGACTTGATCTGTCAAGCCCACGAGTTgatttacatacaaaaaaaaatcaaattcaaaagaCGAAAAGATTGATTTCCACTCAGTCTACCTCAACATACTTACGTACTATTAAACAAATGTACCGTCTCAGTAGTAGTTTGTTTCATTGGATTTTTGCAacaattcatatttttaagagcataTAATGGTCATATAACCCTGCTACCTGTACCAAAAACCACCAAATGTGATATCCAGCCTTCCTTGTGTGGACAAAAGAAAATTGTGAGCTTATTCCTGTCTAACATGTCAAAAAAGCTACAATGGCAAGTTTCAGTATCATGCATAAAATGAGGCATGTGCTGCATTTGTCACGTCCCAGTTGTCTCTTTGTTCTGTTCAGAGTGGACACCTGGTCCTTACAACCAAGTCTGTGAATCagctaatttattttttattttttgacccttGGATCATACAAATGGCTTTGTTGTCTGGTCATTTACAGACTTGCTGCTTCCTAATGAAAGCTATTGTTAATGTGAT
Coding sequences within:
- the LOC131964623 gene encoding natural resistance-associated macrophage protein 2-like yields the protein MKAEQDGDLLEEDSPQENGVQTNQYSSISPPASPVADDEPFSTYFEEKVAIPSDVSRVFSFRKLWAFTGPGFLMSIAYLDPGNIESDLQSGAKAGFKLLWVLLGATIIGLLLQRLAARLGVVTGMHLAEVCNRQYPTVPRVLLWLMVELAIIGSDMQEVIGCAIAFNLLSVGRIPLWAGVLITITDTFVFLFLDKYGLRKLEAFFGFLITIMALSFGYEYVLVKPDQGELLKGMFVPYCAGCGPVQLEQAVGIVGAVIMPHNIYLHSALVKSREIDRKNKKEVKEANKYFFIESTIALFISFLINVFVVAVFAQAFYGVTNIKMHEECNATGSPNAHLFPLNNETLEVDIYKGGVVLGCVFGPAALYIWAIGILAAGQSSTMTGTYSGQFVMEGFLNLRWSRFARVLLTRSIAITPTLLVAIFQDVQHLTGMNDFLNVLQSMQLPFALIPILTFTSLTSVMNDFANGLVWKISGGIVILVVCAINMYFVVVYVTALNSVVFYVFAALFSVAYLCFVGYLVWHCLVALGVSCLDFGSRMRHSDIYLLTDMDTDTLVER